The segment GCAGTTTCAAACATTAAATCTCCAATATTAATCAACCGTATTTTTTTCGCGCTTCTGCTCGGAACACCATTTCGTAGATTCTTTTAAATAATCAGCTTTGCCGCTTCCGCTAATCCCTGTACAGAATATTTTCATTAAAACCCTGTATATCTCTACCATGAAATATAATTATCTCTTAAATTGATAAAACCTGCGAGCGAATTTATGAAATGGGTTTATAAACTATTCCTAGAGAATCAGCGATACTGTAAGCTCTATGAATTTCTTCAATAGTTAAGCGTCTTGCGACATCCTTGTATTTTTCTGGATATTTTAAAACTAAGTGCTCGGGGTGATATTGATCCATTACATTAACCAAAGCGTTCGGACAGTTTTTAGCAATCCACTCTAAAACCACTCTCGTACAGCACTCTACATGGTTAGGTAAAACTAAATGTCTGATTATTATATCCCCCGAATTACAGGCTATTTTGTGGTTTCTAGATACTACACCAAAATAATTCTTTACCTTAGATAATCTGAATGCACAATCATCGTTTCCATACTTAAAATCTGGAAGCCAGATATCGATAAAATCTCTTAAAATCGTCATAGCTTCGATACTCAAGTACATATTGCTGTTCCAGAGGAGAGGAACGTTCGATTTCATAAACTTTAAAGACTTTATTATAGTATACAACTGCTGATCAGGATTTCCCCCTACGTAGTTTATGTTTCTAGCCCCTCTTGCTCGCAAACTTTCAGCTATTAAAGCTAAATCCTTCGGAGAAACAGGACGCCCGTTCTCAGGGAACGTCGAAATGTCCCAATTCTGGCAGAATACGCACTTAAAGCTACAACTTGTAAAAAATATGGTTCCTGAAGGAACAAGAGGAGCTTCTTCGCCCATATGCAGAAATGCCGATGCGACGTAGGCGGTGGCGCCAAGCTGGCAAATTCCTTTCTCGCCTTTAAGCCTGTTTACGCCGCATCGCCATTCACATAAATGACAATTTTGCATTATTCT is part of the Thermoproteales archaeon genome and harbors:
- a CDS encoding radical SAM protein; translation: MWMLIRPDALNVWGYPEVKKRLNHYYLVMKNRRPAKYLVVKKIDAEINPKDLETNDLWSLHSKLSKNFENTYKKILNEEEKLDEIPVPEYSFLDLKIELVERIMQNCHLCEWRCGVNRLKGEKGICQLGATAYVASAFLHMGEEAPLVPSGTIFFTSCSFKCVFCQNWDISTFPENGRPVSPKDLALIAESLRARGARNINYVGGNPDQQLYTIIKSLKFMKSNVPLLWNSNMYLSIEAMTILRDFIDIWLPDFKYGNDDCAFRLSKVKNYFGVVSRNHKIACNSGDIIIRHLVLPNHVECCTRVVLEWIAKNCPNALVNVMDQYHPEHLVLKYPEKYKDVARRLTIEEIHRAYSIADSLGIVYKPIS